AGGTCATTGAAGCGGAGAATGCCCAGCAGCATGGACTCTTCATCCGGTTCCACCTCGCCTTCGGCACGGGCTTCCAGAATGGCTTTTTCCAGCGATTCCTCGTCGCCACGCCCGAAAAGACGTCCCAGGCGCGACCAGATGGTACTATGACTTTCGGGACCTCCGTCCACAGCGGCCTCCTTGTAGTTGGCGTGAAAGGCAACCCTCCCTGCGCGGGCTGGTCCGGCGGCGCCCCTGCGCCGTCAGGCACGCCGGCAGAATGGCTTTTCCGGCGGGGCCTGCTGCACCCGGTGCCCGGCAGCACGGCAGGGCATGATCCTTTTGTGCAGGAACAGGAAACAGAATAGCGGCGAAGGGCGCGCAAGGTCAACGGGGCGGGCGGATGTTTGTGGCAAAATGCCCCGGAACATGTGGCAGTTTTCAGCGGGAATGCCGCGCCGCCTCCGCTCGTGCCGCCTTGCCGTGCAGCAGACCCAGTTTGTGCAGGTGAATTTCCAGGCAGCCCACAGCCGCCGGCGTGACGCCGGAAATGCGCCCGGCCTGCCCCAGATTGCGGGGGCGCACACGTTGCAGCTTTTCTTCCACCTCGCGGGAAAGGCCGGCCACGGCCGTATAGTCCATGTCCTCCGGCAGGGGGACGGATTCCAGCCGGGCGGCCCGGGCCACCAGCTCGCGCTGGCGTTCCAGATAACCGGCATACTTCACGTCCACCTGCACGCTGAAGGCCGCGTTTTCCGTATCCTCGGCCAGCAGGGCTTTCAGACCGTCATCCATTGCGGCCAGGGTGTCCATGTCCATGTGCGGACGGCGCAGCACCTCTGCCAGGGTGTGCCCGCGCAGGGAGGCGTCCCCGCCGGTCAGGCGTCTGCTGTCCAGCAGGTCGTGCAGGCGGGCCGCCTGTTCCTGCCGGCGGCAGAAATGTTCCCACTGGCTGTCGCTGACCAGGCCCAGCTCCCGGCCAAGGGGGGTCAGGCGGCTGTCGGCATTGTCCTCGCGCAGCAGCAGGCGATGTTCTGCCCGCGAGGTGAACATGCGGTAGGGTTCCTCCGTGCCCAGGGTGACCAGGTCATCCACCAGCACGGCCATGTAGGCCGTGTCCCGGCCGGGCACAAAGGCTTCGCGTTCTCGCAGGCGGCACGAGATATTGCAGGCAGCCCACAGGCCCTGTGCCGCCGCTTCCTCGTAGCCCGAGGTGCCGTTGATCTGGCCGGCCAGCCACAGGCCGGGCAGGGGCTTGCTTTCCAGGGTGGCATGCAGCTGGGTGGGATTGGCAAAGTCGTATTCGATGGCATAGCCCGGCCGGACCATGACGGCATGTTCCAGCCCGGGAATGGCGGCCAGCATGGCCTGCTGCACATCCAGCGGCAGGCTGGTGGAAATGCCGTTGGCATAGATTTCGGCGCTGTGCAGGCCCTCCGGCTCCAGAAATATCTGGTGCCGTTCCCTGTCCGGGAAACGGGCCACCTTGTCTTCGATGGACGGGCAGTAGCGGGCGCCCGTGCCCTGGATGACGCCCGTGAACAGGGGGGAGCGGTCAAAGCCGCTGCGGATGGCCTCGTGCGCGGCGGCATTGGTCCAGGTGATGTGGCAGCTCACCTGCGGCAGGCGGGGGCCGGGACCATGAAAGCTGAAGGCCGGGGGCGGCGTGTCGCCGTGCTGCTCTTCCAGTCGGCTGAAATCAATGCTGGAGCGCAGCAGGCGGGGGCAGGTGCCTGTCTTGAGGCGTCCCAGGCGGAAGCCCAGCTGGCGCAGGCTGTCCGACAGGCCCGTGGCCGGAGCATCGCCCAGCCGCCCGGCAGGCAGATGGGTAAGCCCCACGTGGATGCGCCCGTTCAGAAAGGTGCCCGTGGTCAGCAGCACATGCGGCGCCTGGAATTCCAGGCCCAGGGCGGTACGCACACCGGCGGCATGGTCGCCCTGGGTGAGCACCTCGCGCGCCTCGTCCTGCCAGATGCGCAGACCGGGCAGGGAAAAGAGCGTCTGCTTGACGGCAGCCATATAGGCATCACGGTCCATCTGGGCGCGTGTGGCCCGCACGGCCGGTCCCTTGCTCATGTTCAGCGTGCGGAACTGAATGCCCGCCGCATCGGCCCACAGGCCCATCATGCCGCCCAGTGCGTCGATTTCACGCACCATGTGCCCCTTGGCCAGGCCGCCGATGGCCGGATTGCAGGAGAGATGCCCCAGGCGGTCCACATTGCTGGTGATCAGCAGGGTCCTGTGGCCCATGCGGGCCAGCGCGGCGGCGGCTTCGCAGCCGGCATGCCCGCCGCCCACCACAATGGCGTCAAAGGTGCGGCCAGAATCAGAGAAGCAATGCGACATGGGCAAATACCTGTGCGTCCCGGATGGTGGACGAAATGGAGGAATGTTCTTCGGGCTGGTGGCAGACGCCGTCCATGCGGCTCCAGACGGCGGCCGGCAGGCCGCGCTGGCGCAGCAGGGCGGCTACGGTGGCCCCGCCGATGCCCACGGGACGGGCTTCCACCCCGTAGACCGCGCGGATGCCCCGGCGCAGGGCCTCCACCACCGGGCTGTCCGCGGGGCTGACGCTGGCGGGCTGATGGTGGAAAATGTCCACCTCCACGCGCACGCCGTACTGTTCGGCCACCCTGGCCGTCCGCCGCCGGGCGGCTTCCAGCACGGCAGCCGGGTCCACGTGGGGCAGCAGGCGGCAGTCCACGTAAAAGCAGTCGTCGCCGGGCAGAATGTTGATGCTGGGGGCACCGCCCTCGTGGCGGCTGGGCACAAAGGTGGAGCAGGGCGGGTCAAAAAGGGGATCGCGCTGCGGAAAGTCCTCGTGCAGGCCGGCGCAGGCCAGCACGGCCGCCGCACCGGCCACAAAGGCATTGACGCCGCTCTGGGGCCGGGAGGCATGGCACTGGCGTCCGCTGGTGCGCACCCGCAGCCAGAGGACGTGCTTTTCGGCCACTTCCACGTCTGCTCCCGTGGGCGAGCCGGAGTCAGGGACGATATACAGGTCATCCGGCCGGAAGAGCTGCCCGGCCGTGCGCAGCAGGTACTGAAGCCCCATGCTGTTGCCGCATTCCTCGTCAGCCATAAAGACCAGGCCCACGGAAAGTTCCGGCTGTATCCGGCAGGCGGCCAGGGCGCTGACCAGCAGCAGCATGCTGACCAGTCCCTGCTGGTTGTCCTCCACACCGCGGCCCACCAGCAGATCGCCTTCCCGGCGAACCTGCCAGGGGTCGCCCTTCCAGCTGCTTTCAGGACCGCTGGGCACCACATCCGTATGGGCAAAGAGCCAGAGCGTGCGCTCCTGCCGTCCGGGCAGGCGGGCCACCAGATTGGGACGTTCGCCGGCAGAGACTCGGGTATCCGGCGCATTGTACCAGTGCAGGGTCAGGGGCGCGTCCAGCGCCTGGAGCTGACGGGCAATGAAGGCTGCCTTGGGCATTTCGCCGTCGCCGCCATTTTCCGGGCCAAGGGCACGAAAGGCGGTCAGGGCTGTTTGCAGCGCAATAACATCATCGGTGCGGCCTTCCAGATGGGCAAGAAGGCGGGACAGGGACGCAGGAGAGGCGGAAGAAGAACCGTTCATGCTGGCTCCGGCCCGGTAACGGGCAGGACAAGAAAACGCGTCTGCCGCGACGGCAAACACAAAGGAGGCCCATGGGCCTCCTGACGCTGCCCTGCGGACAGCGGGGCATACCGCCTCCTGATGTTGGCGGGCATGCCGCGGTTCGGGATAGGCCGGGGGCTTTTTCCACGAACACGGAAGCAGGAGGCCGGCATGCCGGCCTCCTGCCCTGCCGTCCCGGGGACGGCACAGAAAATCGTCGGCCTAGCGACCCTTGGCGGCGCGCTTGGACGCCTTGAGGGGGTTGACCTTGGCAGCAGCGGCAACGGCCTCCTTCACGTGGGTGGCGAAGTTGCAGCGGCCATTGGCCCACTTGCGTTCGGGGCTGGGATAGCTGGAGCAGAAGGACTGGCCTTCAAACTCGCGCACGCGATCACAGCCTTCGCACTTGTCAATCACGGGCAGGACGGCAATGCCGTTCACCGTTACGCCATTTTCCGTTTTCACGGCATTCTGCAGAAGAGCAGCCATAACATACCTCCACGCGCCTGAGCGCTTGTATTACACTTGGAACGAGCCAGTATAAGCAAATTTCTTCGGCTGTCAACCATGGTGACGACCCCTCCCGCCCGCCGGGCAGCCGCCGCGCTGCGCCATCAGCCGGGCCGGGGCCGCACGGATCAGTGCGCCGTGCCGGCACGGCGCAGGACGGCACTGCGCACGGCGCGTAGTTCCTGCAGCAGGGCAGGATAGTCAAAGCGGGTGAAGCGACCGTCCTGGTAAAGGATTTCTCCGGCAACCATGGTCAGGCGGACCTCGTGCCCCGTGGCGGCATAGACCGCGTGGGAAACGGGATGGTAGAGCGGCTGCATATTGGGCGCCGTGAGGTCCAGGGCCGTGAGGTCTGCCGGTCCGCCCACGGTGAGCTGCCCGAGGCGGGCGTCGTGCATGGCCGCGGCGCCGTGGCGGGTGGCCATGTCCAGCACACAGGCGGCGCTGGCGGCGGTGGGATCGTTCTGGGCGATCTTGTGCAGCAGGGCGGCACGGCCCATTTCCGTAAACATATTGAGCTGATTGTTGCTGGCGGCGCCATCCGTGCCCAGGGCCAGGGAAAGGGCGGCAGCCTGCATGCGGGCCAGCGGCAGGATGCCGGAGGCCAGTTTCATGTTGGACGAGGGATTGTGCACGGCCACCACCCGCTTGCGGGCCAGCAGGGCGATTTCCTCGTCCGTGACATCCACCACATGGGCAGCGGTGCAGGGCAGGTCCAGCAGGCCGCAGGCACGGGCGTGCTCCACGGGGCGGACCCCGTGCTGTTCCAGGCTGCGCGCCGTTTCATCCGGGCTTTCCGCCAGATGGATGTGGACGGGCAGGTGCAGTTCCTCGGCCAGATCGCGACAGGCCAGCAGCATGTCCGGGCTGGTGGTATAGACGCTGTGGGGATTGACGGCCACGCGCAGGCGGTCATGGCCGGCCCAGCGGGCGGCCAGATCACGGGTGATGTCCAGCGCCTGCCGGTAGGACGGGCAGGCCGCCGAGGGAAAGCCGAAAACCCCTTCGCCGGCCAGGCAGCGTATGCCGGCGGTATGGGCCGCCTCCAGTACCTGTGCCTCGTGGATGTACATGTCCACACAGGCCGTGGTGCCCGTGCGCAGCATTTCCGCAAAACCCAGCAGGGAACCGAGACGGACCTCTTCGGGGTTCAGGCCGGCTTCCACGGGAAAGATGCGCTGTGTCAGCCAGCTGATGAGGGGCATGTCGTCCGCCAGACCGCGCAGAATGGTCATGGCCGCATGGGTATGGGCATTGACGAGGCCGGGCAGAACGAGCATGCTCGAGCCGTCCACGACGGTTTTTGCCTGCCAGCGGGCGCGGAGGTCCTCCGCGGGTCCCAGGTCGGCAATGCGGCCTGCCGTGATGGCAAGGGCGCCATTCTGCCAGATGGTGTGCTCAGCGTCCTGCGTGAGGATGCAGGCTGCCGTGAGCAGCAAGTCGCAGCATTGCATGATATCTCCTTGAAATGTGTGGGCGGCAGTATAGAACGGGCCGCTGCGGGGGGCAAGGATGTCCTGTCTGCTTCTGCACGGGCTGGCGGGCAGCCCGTTTGAGATGGAAAGCCTGGCCGGGGCGCTGCGCGCAGCCCTGCCGGAGCAGCATGTCGACAGTCCGCTGCTGCCCGGGCACGGGGCGGATGCCGCCGCCTATGTGCGCAGCAGCTACAGGCAGTGGCGGGAGTTTGCCCGGCAGCGCTATGCTGCCCTGAGCAGAGAGGGGCCGGTGTGGTTGGCCGGCTATTCCCTTGGTGGCATCCTGGCCCTGGACATCTGCGTTCAGGCGGCCTGCGGCAGGCTGCCGCAGCCGGCGGGCCTGCTGGCGCTGGCCACGCCGCTGTACTTCCGCAAGTGGCATCCCCGTTTTCTCGCGGCGCCGTGTTTTCGCCTGCTGCGTCTGAGGGCCTGGCTGCACCCGGTGATCACGGTGCCGCCGCGTTCTGAAGCCGCGCGGGACATGGCGCCGTGGCAGGGGCACGAGACCGTATACTGCCTGCGGCATTTTGCGGAAATGGAGGCAGCCCTGCCGGCCCTGCGCCGTGCGCTGCCGCGCTGCCGCGTGCCTTTGTGTGTGGTGCAGCTGCGGCATGACCAGAGCTGCAACCTCTATAATAGCCTGCTGCTGGCACGCCGCTGGGGCGGCGCGCGGGTGGATGTGCATCTTTTGCGTGTGCGCAGCCCGCACGGCGGACACCTGCCCACAACGCACCGGGAAAGCCGGGAACTGGTGGCGGCCCTGGCGGCGGACTTTGCCTGCCGCTGCCTGCGGGGGGAGGCCGTCGGGAATTTGCGGGCCGGCAGGCTTGCATGTTTTTCCGGAGCAGGCTAAAATACCGGACTATCGTTGTGTAAACACCGCAGAGGCGTTATGGCGTCTCTGCCAGACATCCCCTTCTGGAGGTACACCTTGTTCCATTCCATCGCATATGCCATGGGTACGCCCCAGGCTGGTGCCCCGGCGTCCGGCACGGACATGCTGATGCAGTTCCTGCCCCTCATCCTCATGTTTGCCATCTTCTGGTTCCTGCTCATCCGCCCGCAGCAGAAACGCGCCAAGGCGCACAAGCAGATGCTGGCCGAACTCAAGCGTGGCGATCATGTCATCACGTCCGCCGGCCTCATGGGCCGCATTCTGGAAATTGATGACGAACAGGTGCTGCTGGAATGCGGCGAAGCCAAGCTGCGCCTCAACCGCGCCGCCATCAGCGCCGTGACCAACAAGGACGGCAAGACCGTCGAAGAAAAGAAGTAGGCCGCGTGCCGCCGTGGGCGGCACCCAGGCTGGAATCCTTCCCGGAGCGGCCCCGTGCGGACGGGGCTGCCCGGCCTCCCTTTTTTGAGCGGAAGGTACCTCGATGATAGGTTTGCGTACCCGGCTTGGCGTTGCCATAGCCGTTTTTGTGCTTTGCCTTGTCTACGCCCTGCCGAGCATGCCCGGCATCGGAACGGCACTGGAGTCCGTTCTGCCCAGCAGCAGGATCAACCTTGGTCTTGACCTCAAGGGCGGCATCCACCTCACCCTGTCCGTGGGGGTGGACAAGGCGGTAAGCAATTCGCTGGCCCTGGCCGGGCAGGACATCCGCCGTCTGGCCCAGGATGAGAAGATGGTGGTGCTGCGCCCCCGCGTGGTGGCGGGTGACCGGCTGGAATTTGTGCTGCCCCGCGCCGAGGACAGGCAGAAGCTGGAAGAAATCCTGTACAAGCACTATCCGCAGATCCGCTTTGCCACGCCGGTGGCCGGTGATGCCGGCCAGCTGCGCTATGTGGGGCAGTTCACGGAGGCGGAAACCAACCGCCTCAAGGACATGGCCGTGGACCAGGCCCTGCGCACCATCCGCAACCGTATTGACCAGTTCGGCGTGGCCGAGCCGGATATCCGCAAGCAGGCGGGCTACCGCATACAGGTGCAGCTGCCCGGCCTGTCGGACCCGCGCCGGGCCGTGCAGGTGCTGGGGCAGACGGCGCACCTGGAATTCCACCTTGTGCGCGACGATGTGGACCCCGCCAGGGCCGTGCTGCCCTCCGGCGTCATTGCCCTGCCGCTGCTGGAAAAGAGCGGCGCCACGCCCCAGGGCGGCCCGCGCCTCATTGCGCTGGAAAAGGACGCCATGCTTTCGGGCGAGGATGTGTCCGATGCCCAGCCGGTGTTCGAGCAGGGCCAGGCGGCCGTGAGCCTGAGTTTCAACAGCCGCGGCGCAGACATCTTTGAGCGGGTTACCGGAGAAAACGTGGGCCGCCGCATGGCCATTGTGCTGGACGGCAAGGTCTATTCCGCGCCGGTCATCCGCCAGCGCATCGGCGGGGGGCGCGCCTCCATCAGCGGCGACTTTACCACCCAGGAAGCCACCGACCTTGCCGTGGTGCTGCGTGCCGGCTCCCTGCCTGCGCCGGTCACCGTGGAGGAAGAGCGCACCGTCGGTCCCTCGCTGGGACAGGAATCCATTGACAGCGGCATCCGGGCCGCGCTGGTGGGGGCTGCGGCCGTGGTGCTCTTCATGGGCATCTACTATGGCATGAGCGGCATCATCGCCGACATCATGCTGGGCTTTACCATGCTCATCATCATGGCGGGCATGGCCGCCTTTGGCGCCACCCTGACCCTGCCAGGCATTGCGGGCATTGTGCTGACCATCGGCATGGCCGTGGACGCCAATGTGCTCATCTATGAGCGCATACGCGAGGAACTGCGCCTGGGGCTGACGCCCCTGGCGGCGGTACGGGCGGGCTTTGAGCGCGCCACCATCTCCATTACGGACTCCAACCTCACCACCATCATTGCCACGGTCATCCTGTATCAGTTTGGTACCGGCCCCATCCGCGGCTTTGCGGTCACCCTGTCGCTGGGTATCGTGGCCTCCATGTTCACGGCCATCTTTGTCTCGCGCGCCATTTTCGAGTACTGGGCGCGCAAGTGCGGACCCAAGGGCATCAGCATCTAGGCGCAGGGAGGAACGAACATGGGTTTTGCATTCATCAAGCACGATACCAATATCGACTTCATCGGCAAGCGTCACATTGCCTATGCCCTGTCGGCTCTGCTCTTTCTGGTGGGCCTCTGGTCCGCCATCTGGGGCAACGGCCTCAGGCTGGGCATTGACTTTGCCGGCGGCGTGGTGGCCCAGGTGCAGTTTCAGAACAGCGTGCCGGACGAGGCGCTCAAGAAGAGCCTTTCCGATTCCGGCCTGCCGGGCATATCCACACAGCGCTACGGGGATGACGGGCGTCAGTTCCTGCTGCGCGTCTCCACCGCCGAAGACGGCTCCTCTTCCGCGCTTCGCACCCTCATGCTGGAAAGCCTGAACAAGGCCTTTCCCGATAATCCGGTGGAAATCCAGCGTTTTGAGGTGGTGGGTCCCAAGGTGGGCGATGACCTGACCAACAAGGCCCTGGCCGCCCTCTACTACGCGGTGCTGCTCATTGCCGTCTACATTTCCGGGCGTTTCGAACAGCGCTGGATGGCCGGCATCATCATGGCTGCCGCGCTGTGGGGCAGCATGTATCTGGTGAGCATGACCGGCCTGGGCATGGGCTGGCTGGTGCTGGCATCCCTGGCGGTGACGCTGGTGGTCTGCTTTGTGCTCAAGCTCAACTTTGCCCTGGGGGCCATTGTGGGCCTGCTGCACGACGTTTTCATCACCACGGGCCTGCTGACGCTGTTCAATGTGGAAATTGACCTGAACGTCATGGCGGCCCTGCTGACCCTCATCGGCTACTCGCTCAACGATACCATCATCGTTTACGACCGCCTGCGTGAAAATCTGCGGGCCGCGCCCACTCTGCCGCTGGAGGTGCTCATCAACCGCAGTGTCAACCAGACCCTTTCCCGCACCATTCTCACCAGCGGTACCACCTTTGTGGCCACGCTGGCCCTGTATCTGCTGGGGGGCGGCGTCATTCATGACTTTGCCCTGACCATGCTGCTGGGGATCTTCATCGGCACGGCCTCGTCCATCTATGTGTCGTCCGCCGTGCTGCTGGCCCTGGGCGATACGGACCTGTACGTGCAGCAGCAGAAGAAGCAGGAATACGAAAAGCCCGGCGAACACGGCATGGTCTAGGCAACTGCCTGCCGTTTCCTGCCGGTGCAACGGGAGGAGGGGAAACCCTCCTCCCGTTTTTTGTGGCCGTGCCGCGGGGCATATATTGTTCGATCAAAGGTCTTGCCAGATGCGCGGGGCATGGTTACCTATGCTTGCGTGGGAAATTACCGCCGGGCAGCGTCCCGGGAACCGGACATATTGACGACTGGCCAGCATGTCTTAGTATATTGGTAAGAATCCCGCAGGGGGTGACGCGTATGGCAGTATCCTACAAAGATTATTACAAGCTCCTCGAGGTGGACCGCACGGCCGCTGCCGAGGAGATTTCGCGGGCCTACAAGCGGCTGGCCCGCAAATATCACCCTGACCTCAACCCCGGCAACAAGCAGGCCGAGGAAAAGTTCAAGGAAATCAATGAAGCCTACGAGGTGCTGAAAGACCCGGAAAAGCGCAAGCTCTATGATCAGCTTGGGCCAAACTGGCAGCACGGGCAGAATTTTCACGGCGCGCCCGGGCATGAAAACGTGCACTTTACCTTCAACGGGCAGAATTTTGACGGAGCCGGTTTTTCGGACTTCTTTGAAACGCTGTTCGGGGGGCGCGGCGGCCATGGGGCATCCTTTGGCGGTGATCCCTTCGGCGGCTATTCCGCCCGTCCGCGCCGGGGGCACGACGTGGAAGCCGAGCTGCCCCTGTCGCTGGAAGATGTGGCCCGCGGCGGCCGCCGCAGCGTAACGCTGCAAACATCCAGCGGGCCGCGTACCCTGGAGGTCAATGTGCCGGCGGGCATCCGCGAAGGGGCCAAGCTGCGCCTGGCCGGACAGGGAGAAAGTTTTCCCGGTGGAACGCCCGGCGATCTTTTTCTGCGGGTGCGCTACCTGCCGCATCCCGTTTTCCGGGTGGATGGCGACAATCTGCAATGCGATGTGCTCCTGGCTCCGTGGGAAGCGGCGCTGGGCGCACGGGTGCCGGTGCAGACCCTGGACGGCAGCGTGGAGCTGAACATTCCGGCGGGCAGTTCGTCCGGCCGCAAGTTCCGCCTGCGCGGCAAGGGGCTGGGCAGCCCCTCGGCACGTGGTGACCTGCTGGCGCGGGTCATGATCCGCGTGCCCGACAAGCTGAGTGATGCGGAACGCGAGCTGTGGCAGAAGCTGGCAGATACCTCGTCCTTCTCGCCGCGTCAGAATGCACAGGGAGGCAGGGCATGAGCATGATCTATGGTACAACGGTGTGTTCCGGGGACCAGGGCCTGCTGGTATGGGAAGAATTTATTGCCAGTACGGGCATAGACCCCGACCGGCTGCGCGAACTGCTGGCCTTGGGCTGGCTGGAGGCAGACCGCGGCAGAGGGGAGGAAATTCTGTTCCGGGATGTGGACATCTACCGGGTGCGCAAACTGGAACGCATCTGCTGCGATTTTGATCTGCCGGTGCTGGGCGGCACCATCATTGTGGACCTGCTGGAACGTGTGGACCAGCTGGAACGCAAGGTGAAGGCCCTGCACGACATGGAAGACTGAGAGAGAAAGACGACATCCTTCCAGTGAGGAGGTTTTTATGGATATCAACAAATTTACCGACAAGGCCCGCGAGGCTGTGAGCGATGCCCAGAACATCGCGGCAGGCATGGGCCATCAGGAAACAGATACAGAGCACCTGGCGCTGGCCCTGGTGCAGCAGGAAAACGGCATTGTGCCGCGCATCCTTGAGCAGATGGGCGTGCAGACCCGCGCCCTTGCCGTGGGCCTGGAAGAGCTGCTGCGCAAGCGGCCTTCCGTTTCCGGTCCCGGCGCGGACCCCAGCAAGATCATGATCACGCAGGGCCTGGCCAAGGTCCTGGGCGATGCCCAGAACGAGGCCCGGCGCATGAAGGACGAATACGTCAGCGTGGATCATCTCTTTCTGGCGCTGTCCGATGCGGCTGCTTCGTCGCCTCTGGGCGGGCTGCTGCGGGAATACAACATCAGCCGCGCCACCTTTGGCAAGACCATGGAAGAACTGCGCGGCGGGGCGCATGTGAATACCCCGACGCCGGAAGACACCTTCGAGGCCCTGTCCAAATACGCCCGTGACCTGGTGGAAGCCGCCAGGGAAGGCAAGATGGACCCGGTCATCGGGCGTGATGCCGAAATCCGCCGGGTCATCCGCATTCTGTCCCGTCGTACCAAGAACAATCCCGTGCTCATGGGCGAAGCGGGCGTGGGCAAGACCGCCATCGTGGAAGGGCTGGCCTTCCGTATCCTCAAGGGGGACGTGCCCGAAGGCCTCAAGGGGCACAAGCTCTTTGCGCTGGACATGGGGGCACTCATTGCCGGCGCCAAGTACCGCGGGGAGTTTGAGGAACGCCTGAAGGCCGTGCTCAATGAAGTGGAAAAGAGCGAAGGCCGCATCATCCTCTTCATCGATGAGCTGCATACCATCGTGGGAGCCGGCAAGACCGACGGGGCCATGGATGCGGGCAACCTGCTCAAGCCCATGCTGGCCCGTGGCGAGCTGCACTGCATCGGCGCCACCACCCTGGACGAATACCGCAAGTATATCGAAAAGGACCCGGCGCTGGAACGGCGTTTCCAGCCGGTCATCGTGGACGAACCCTCGGTGGAGGACGCCATTTCCATTCTGCGTGGTCTCAAGGAACGCTTTGA
This genomic window from uncultured Desulfovibrio sp. contains:
- a CDS encoding chaperone modulator CbpM, with amino-acid sequence MSMIYGTTVCSGDQGLLVWEEFIASTGIDPDRLRELLALGWLEADRGRGEEILFRDVDIYRVRKLERICCDFDLPVLGGTIIVDLLERVDQLERKVKALHDMED